Sequence from the Penaeus vannamei isolate JL-2024 chromosome 25, ASM4276789v1, whole genome shotgun sequence genome:
ATAGTTGTCAGGGATATGAAACAGGTAAGTTAGAGGGTGGTGAAGTTAGTTAGGTAGTtaattagttttttcttttctttttctttttcttttgtcttcaaaCTTCAGTGTATAacctttataattttattttttgtctgattGAATTTTAACCCTGTGATGATGGCTTTTATCCATGCCTAACAGAGCAACACACCTGTATCTTGcatagtcagtcactcaagagaAAAATTAGAAACATGGAAGACAAGAATTTTTCCTACTGTCTGCAATTTTAGCTGTAGTGTATATGATTTTTCAATATGAGAGACTAAAAAAGAGATCTTGAGCGTAGTTTATATGGTATCAGTAAAATGAAACtcatgtataataatgatgaatgataaacaATGGAGCCCCAATACTTAGATTCCTTTGCTCTTTTTCCAGCATACTGTCGGAACACAGAGTTTGAGGAGAGCAGCTCAGAAACTGACTGCTACATCGACGAGTACGAAATTGCCTCCTTTGATGAGCAAGAGCAGAAACAATCTGACGAAGGAGATTCTGATATTGAGGTTCGTAATTCATCCACCTTCCCTACCAATAATTCCGGCTCGTGATCCATGCCGGAATTAAAGGGATTGGTTtgaattaaaaaaatgaatgggTGTATCTATTGATTATGAACAAATTTATTACACATTTTTAAACTGAAGGAAGCTTCTACTATTCATTTTAACTTTGGTGCATTTATGAAGTTGAATGGAGATGCATATGGTAGAGatttaaaaaacagaaagaataattCATCAGTGTAAAGTTGCAACATTTTTTAAGTTGTCTTCATTTTTCTAATAGCTATagcatttagttttattttattttattttatttctatttctatataacttatatctcctctctcatcttcctatgAATTTTATACTTTTACATTATGGACATATTTAGTTTTATCTGTTAAACCTAAatcctttttacatttttcttggaGAAAATTTTTTATAGAGTGAGTCttgatttttctgtttttatcgtTTTATGCAGTAGCAAACTGAGAAGCCACATAATAGACACAAACAAAGTACACACCGTATACCAGCTCATACTAGCATACCTcagaatgcatacataaatagtaACACTTAGCTACCCtatcccacccttttcccccaaCAGGCAACTCCCATATAAGCTTGATATGTGCTAATGTACAGCACCCTACGATTGAATCAAATTGATATCAAGATTGGATACTAAAGTTAGATTTTATTTCAAGGATGTAGAGGTGGCCGTGTTTGCAATCCACACTCTCTGCCAGGATGATTCCGAGCAGGGCTTCTGGGCAGATGACTCGCAGACTGAAAGCCAGTCAACAGACTCGGACCCAGAGCTCGTGGCGGAGAGGTGGAACTGTCTCAGTTGTGGTTTGCGCAACAAACCCTTTGTGCGCTACTGTGGCAAATGTTGGCAGGTAAGAGccagtgtgtgagtgggtgtgggtgtgggtgtttttattattattattattattattattattattatatatatatatatatatatatatatatatatatatatatatatatatatatatatatatatatatatatatatttaagatgcAAGAATGGATATGTAATGATCTGTTGTattacataggtatgtatataatattttattttattattatgattattattattattattctcttttattaatataaataattttgTACATCTAAATTTCATAGACAGATAGCCATAAATGATTTGAGATATTTATCACAAATCTAGAATTCTAGTAGAGTTTTGACGATTAGAATGTACTTGAAAAAAGTTTGTTTACAGTATAATTAAGGGTATCTctaattctttgtttatttaatattttaatgTTCACAAAGCTTGCAGGCATTAATCCAGTTGTAATTTTTACACACAGCTAAGAAAGGACTGGCTACCAGAACGatccaaaaagagaaagagaaggaaaccgaggCCAAAAAAGAAGGCTAAGAAATTAAAAGAGCAGACAGAGGAGCAGAAAAAGACACAGGAACCATCATCAGAAAAGACCAGCCTGTCAGGGGATGTGGCAGGCCCCTCACACACCAAGGAAGTGCTTTTGATATCAGGCACGTTGGAGACGCCACCAACAGGCTCCCTGGATCGTTATGGCTCCCAAGACTCGGGGATATTCATGTCCCAGGAAAGTCTGAATGATTTCAGTAATGATCCTGCAACTTCAAATAATGCAAAAACAGAGCTGGGACCCTCAGAGTTTGTCAAGCCAGAGGGGCGCTCCCCTTTATCTCGGCAGTTGTCACTCCCCAGTAGTTGTGATAATGGGGACAACaaaacaaggaggaaaaggaggtctTCCCTTTCCTTAGAAGTGGAAATGCCTCCTTCCAAAGCCTCAAAATCTTCCGACTGGCCAGGAAAAGAGGAGAGCCAGAATGATGAGGCTGATGCTCGGTCTGAAGAATTCATTAAGTTCCTGCAGTCGAGTGCAGGAAAGAAGTGCTTTTTACAGTTCCTGCAGTCGAAGTCTGGAAAGGATTGGCTCAGGTCAGATGGTAAATTATTCCAGTGGTCCCAGCCAGTACAAGAAACATGCATGGAAGCCCTTGGAACCAGCTCCAATTCTGGTTTGTCTGGCAGATGTTCACCAGAAACCATATCAGGGCTCTCCCTCATGTGCTCCATTTGTTGTTTACGCCCCAAAAATGCATCAATTATTCACGGTAGACTGTCGCACCAAGCCACCTGCTACCAGTGTGCCAGGCGCTTACTGGATAGTGGTGGGAGATGTCCCGTGTGTCGCCGAAAAATACATATGGTATGTAAGCATATTATTGCCTGAGgtacatttttgtatagtttcatgattgtgtaaatatatgaaataattgtctatacaagaagagagaaaaagagagtgttgTGTTGTTCAGTTTGAGTGAATGGCAGGaaaatttttctttatctttatcattatataatttttttttttcatttgatattaGTTTTTTCTGATTTGTATTTTTAGCTTTATATAAAAGTGGACATGAAAATAACTAGGTTATGGAATGAATACCATTACTACCCTCTGTGCTACACATCTTGATAGCCACAAACTGATGTGACCTTAAAAACTTGAGTTTTTATAACCAACCATGCATGTGGTAGATATTTTTTACTTTGATATGAATGATTAACCACTTTGATGAGTTGGCAAGAATGGGCTTTTCCAATCTTTAGGAACTATCCACTCTGTAGGTCTtccacaaaatacacaaaaaataccaTAACTGACAGCTTGTATACTCTATTGGATGAGCTTTGACTGTCGTACATTTGCCCTTCCATGTCTCCTCTTCTTACTTAATTACAGTGCGCAGAATATGTGTAAAGATTGCCATGTCTAAAGTTTGGTTTCAATGTTGAAGGGATTTTATACAGTACTTTAGATTGATTTTATGTTGTTACATTTATGATTTTCAAATATTGTTTTTTCCAACAGTTGCTTTCTTCTGCATGAAAGCAGAGTTGTAATCTGgtttacatttttgtttgttatgattACAGGGCGGtacatttttgtgattattaatgGGTCGTGCAGATATATATTGTATCggtagtatatttatatttgagtcTTCCCTAAGCTAAAgggaataatgatggaaataatgatggaattaCATGACAGAGTCATGTAATTCTCCTTTATCACCTTTATATCGCGTGGTTCTGTTTTCTTGAAATCGAACATAGCAGTTACATAcattaagaaatatatagatatatattttttggttgcgctgattatcattaataacttCTATCTTCATTTAAAAAGAAACGAAGGATTTTAAGACCTAGAGCAACTGTTatagaagtagatagagatgTCAGTATTAGGTGAAGAACAGGTATATACTTGCATTTGGAAAGCTGAAAGCATTAATTAATTATTCTGTTGCAGTGGAGAGTGATTTGTGGTTGAACGGTATGACATCATCTCACATCAGAGAGTTACTTTTTTATGATGAATTTCTAGTTTCCTTTCACAGGAGGTGAATCCTTTTGTAAAATGTCGTAAAAAGAAGTCATTAGCGATAAGACATGTAGTCCATAATTTTTTTTACAAGTTAAGTGTGCTGTTTGTCTTGTTTTGATCcactgtatataataaaaaaaatatagatgtatatgtttttatgatTAGAGTACTTTGTATATGAAATCCTGTAGGTGCTCAAGGTAGCAAGAAACTGACAAGATCTCTCAACCATCTTCCAATTTACTTTTTGGAATGGGACTTGAGTATTATAGTGTGTAGTCATCAaacttatcttccttttttaacCAATAAACAATTTTTGTACACTAAACACATTAATTCTAAGTGTATCAGTTTGTAACCTTCAAGAAAGTTGGTATAAGTATCTACATTCGCAAAAAAGATATTTTCCTCCATACCATGTAGTTTATTCCATGAATTTTTGGTACAAGAAAGATCGAAATGGGCGTGTTTACCGTGTGGGACAtagttttcttatatatatatatatatatatatatatatatatatatatatatatatatatatatatatatatatatatatatataggcattttgAGCATGAGCAGTGAGGTGTGCATGGTTCAGTACAATAGTGTGCTAGCCTAGAAGTTATGTATTCTTACAGTGGTCTTAAATCATGTGTTGCCACTGCAGTTGTTTTTAGCTGATGATTACTAAAATGAGATGGTACCAAATGTATTCTGAAGATCAATTTatgagactgactgactgacttactctATGTTTGCTGTTCTCATGCAagctttttgtgttgttttgcttTTGGAATTTGAAAGAATAGCAAATAGATGGATGAGATTAAATTTCTTGAGTATTTCATCTGAATCATACATGCTGTACATGTGTCACAGATTTCTATTTTGAGAATGTAATGTATAAGGCCGTAACGAAgagaatacttttttttctattgtatgaAGTAAAATATTGGTTTGAGAGTAaaactcatttctctcttctcttctcttctcttctcttctcttctcttctcttctcttctcttctcttctcttttctcttctcttctcttctcttctctcctctcctatcctctcctatcctctcctctcctcttctctcctcttctctcctcttctctcctctactctccacttctcttctcttctcttctcttctcttctcttctctcctcttctcttctcttctcttctcttctctcctcttctcttctcttctcttctcatctcttctcttctcttctcttctcttctcttctcttctcttctcttctcttctcttctcttctcttctcttctctcttctctactcttctcttcacttctcttctcttctcttcacttctcttctcttctcttctcttctcttctcttctcttctcttctcttctcctctcttctcttctctcttctcctctcttctcctctcttctcctctcttctcctctcctctcttctcctcttttctcttctcttctcctctcttctcccccttctcctttcctctcctctcttctcctctcttctcctctcttctcctctcttctcttctcttctcctatcttctcctctcttctcttctctcctctcctctcttcttctctcttctctcctctcttctcttctctcttctcctcttctcctcttctctcttctcctctcttctcttctcttctcctctcttctcttctcttctcttctcttctcttctcttctcttctcttctcttctcttctcttctcttctcttctcttctcttctcttctcttctcttctcttctcttctcttctcttctcttctcttctcttctcttctccctctcccctctcccctctcccctctcccctctcccctctccctctccctctcccctctccctctcccctctctctctctctctctctctctctctctctctctctctctctctctctctccctctctctcctctctcctctctcccctctctctttctttctctttctctcttttctctttctctttcatttctctcctctctctctttgtctttcattctctctctttctttttctctttctctttctttctttctttttctttctctctctctctctctctctctctgtttctctctctctctctctctctctctctctttctctctctctttctctctctctcactctctctttcttctctcctctctctttctctttctctctctcctctctcattctctctctcctctctcattctctctctcctctctcattctctctctcctctctcattctctctctcctctctcattctctctctcctctctcattctctctct
This genomic interval carries:
- the LOC113813833 gene encoding E3 ubiquitin-protein ligase Mdm2 translates to MPPDLPEATGLSSVVTNVSSRSAGAGDREDPAKQENGTEHSSTSCTSTNAETGGSQPPSAAGGGCKMYYITPQLRDTFASIGAVHKPYQFREVLQMLKTYLYSNRSLFDPQDIHYVNCGSDPLGKAFGVNRFHFNDVRTLVAKNLIPVESRLQIQPVTQKQAPDGSLGPSNNIIKDSVRTQSTANVNSNVDTTNDKTETGVSEAPVSTVNTQSGEASAEPLSLPGSSRSSQRAVSGNRRSKSFATLYKFCIPEIPDTNSESETDYSCQGYETAYCRNTEFEESSSETDCYIDEYEIASFDEQEQKQSDEGDSDIEDVEVAVFAIHTLCQDDSEQGFWADDSQTESQSTDSDPELVAERWNCLSCGLRNKPFVRYCGKCWQLRKDWLPERSKKRKRRKPRPKKKAKKLKEQTEEQKKTQEPSSEKTSLSGDVAGPSHTKEVLLISGTLETPPTGSLDRYGSQDSGIFMSQESLNDFSNDPATSNNAKTELGPSEFVKPEGRSPLSRQLSLPSSCDNGDNKTRRKRRSSLSLEVEMPPSKASKSSDWPGKEESQNDEADARSEEFIKFLQSSAGKKCFLQFLQSKSGKDWLRSDGKLFQWSQPVQETCMEALGTSSNSGLSGRCSPETISGLSLMCSICCLRPKNASIIHGRLSHQATCYQCARRLLDSGGRCPVCRRKIHMVCKHIIA